The region CGAGCCTTAGATAAAAAAATCCCTTCCGCACCGTGCTGGCGAGGAAGGGATTCAGTTCGTTACCGGTCAGACGCTATAACCTGCGTTATTCGTCTTCCAGATAGGTGTAGCCGTAAAGCCCGGCTTCGAACTCTTCGAGGAACTGCTGTTGCAGCGTCTCATCAAGCCCGGTCTGTTTCACCTGATCGCGGAACTGCGTCAGCAGCGTGTTCGGATCGAGCTGCACGTACTGCAGCATATCCGCCACGGTGTCGCCTTCATCAGAAAGCTCCACTTCAACGCTACCATCCGGGAAGACAAACACGTCCACCGCTTCGGTATCGCCGAACAAGTTATGCATGTTACCAAGGATCTCCTGGTAAGCACCGACCATAAAGAAGCCCAGCATCGGCGGGTTCTCCGGATCGTATTCCGGCATCGGCATGGTGGTCGCAATCCCGTCGCCATCCACGTAGTGATCGATAGCGCCATCGGAATCACAGGTGATATCCAGCAGCACCGCACGACGTTCCGGGGCATGGTTCAACCCTTCCAGCGGCAGAACCGGGAAAAGTTGATCGATCCCCCACGCATCCGGCATCGACTGGAACAGCGAGAAGTTGACGTACATTTTGTCCGCCATGCGCTCCTGCAACTCATCAATGATCGGACGATGCGCGCGGTTGCTCGGATCGAGTTGCTTCTGCACTTCGTGGCACATATTCAGATAAAGCTGCTCAGCCCACGCGCGCTCTTGCAAACTGAACGTGCCGGAGGAGTAACCGACATGGATATCGTGCAGATCCATCTGGCTGTCGTGCAGCCATTCGCGTAGCGAACGGCGGGTACCCGGTTCATGCATCTCCTGCCAGGTTTCCCACATGCTCTGCAATGCGCGCGGCGCGTCTTCAGCCGGTGGCGTCGCTGGCGTGTACTCGTTACGCTCAACGCCAATAATGTTGGAAACCAGCACGGTATGGTGCGCGGTGACGGCACGGCCAGACTCGGTGATCACCGTCGGGTGCGGCAGACCGTGCTCTTCACAAGCATCGCCAATCGCCCAAATGATGTTGTTGGCGTATTCATTCAGGCCATAGTTGACTGAACAATCGGACTGGGAACGCGTACCTTCATAGTCCACGCCAAGGCCGCCGCCCACGTCAAAGCACTGAATATTGACGCCAAGTTTATGCAGCTCAACATAGAAGCGCGCCGATTCGCGCACGCCAGTGGCGATATCACGAATGTTCGCCATCTGCGAACCGAGGTGGAAATGCAGCAGTTGAATGCTGTCTAAGCGTCCGCGCTCACGCAGAATTTCCACCAGTTGCAGTACCTGGGTCGCCGCCAGACCGAATTTGGATTTTTCGCCACCGGAGGACTGCCATTTACCGGAACCCTGCGATGCCAGACGCGCACGCACGCCAAGACGCGGTACCACGTTCAGGCGCTCGGCTTCTTCCAGCACAATGGCGATTTCGGTCATTTTCTCAATCACCAGATAGACCTTATGGCCCATCTTTTCGCCAATCAGCGCGAGGCGAATGTATTCACGGTCTTTATAACCATTACACACAATCACCGAACGGGTCATGCCCGCATGCGCCAGAACCGCCATCAGTTCCGCTTTGGAGCCCGCTTCCAGCCCCAGCGGTTCGCCGGAATGGATCAGGGACTCAATCACGCGGCGATGCTGGTTCACCTTGATCGGGTAAACGAGGAAATAGTCACCGTTGTACCCGTAGGATTCACGCGCACGTTTGAAAGCGGCGTTAATCGAACGCAGACGGTGTTGCAGGATCTGCGGGAAACAGAACAGCGCGGGCAGACGTTGCCCCTGCGCTTCACGCGCTTTTACCAGCTGCGCCAGGTCGACACGGGCTTGTGGGACGTCCGGATCCGGGCAAACGCTGATATGGCCCAGCTCGTTGACGTCGTAGTAATTATTGCCCCACCAGGCAATGTTATAAGTACGAAGCATCTTGCTGGCTTCCTGGGAGCTCATCGCAACCTCCTGCATGGAACGTAGTACACCTTGTTCGCCTGCTGACGAAGGCGAAACCGAAGACATGTCGTCAGACATAACGAACCTCAATAGATGAAAGTGTATACCCTGTGCACATCACGACGCCCAAAGGCGGCCGCGCGAAAATGCATACGGATAAAATAGTTGACTACTATCGCAGTGACACATAGCGATAACAACCCATAAACAGCCTGACTTTTCAGCGCAATATGCTGAAGCACCGACTGCGCGACCGGTTTCTTATTCATATCATTGTAAAACACGTATCGGGACTCGAGTATGACAGCCCGGCGAAACCACGAGAAAACCCCTGATCTAACAGGAGAGCCCTTGTTCAGTTATCACAATGCCTTACCGGCTCTGGAGTCCTGAGAAGCGCCGAAATGGGTATAACATCGGCAGGTTTGCAGATTTGAAATGCAGGTTGCGGGGAATAAACGCACGTCAGAACGACGCGACAGGTCCTGTAGAAAACAGCGCTTCATTATCTCTTATCACCTCCACGCAAGCCGTTAAGACCCGCGACAAGCCAAAGCCATTAAATTCACTGCTTAACCCGGCTGGAAGTGGCGACACAGCGTTTCTGCCGTGCGCTTTTTTAATGAGCCGCGCGCGGCGTTTTATACCGAGAACGGGGTGAAAATGCAAAATAAAAAAGCTGTGTTTGCCGCATTGCCAGGAAAATTTTCCGTCACTATTTGTGACAGGATGTGGCGAGCATCAAAAAACGCTGGCAATAGGGTCAAGAATTAACCTAGAATAGCCATCCAGATGTTAATCCGTCCATACGTGAAGAATGTATGCGCAGACCGATTAACACGCAGACTTCATGTGTCACCTTCTGCAGTCCGCGTCCGCCAGACGCGAAGACCTCCGGACACAGAATTCGAGCTAACCGTATTACTCCAGGGTGAAAACTTACTATGGCAAAACACCTTTTTACGTCCGAGTCCGTCTCTGAAGGGCATCCTGACAAAATCGCTGACCAAATTTCCGATGCCGTGCTGGACGCTATCCTTGAGCAGGATCCGAAAGCACGCGTTGCTTGTGAAACCTACGTCAAAACCGGCATGGTACTGGTAGGTGGTGAAATCACCACCAGCGCGTGGGTAGATATCGAAGAGATCACCCGTAACACCGTCCGTGAAATCGGCTATGTGCATTCTGACATGGGCTTTGACGCGAACTCCTGCGCCGTACTGAGCGCAATTGGTAAACAGTCTCCGGATATCAACCAGGGTGTTGACCGTGCAGACCCGCTGGAACAGGGCGCTGGCGACCAGGGCCTGATGTTTGGCTATGCGACCAATGAAACCGACGTGCTGATGCCAGCACCGATCACCTATGCTCACCGTCTGGTTCAGCGCCAGGCTGAAGTGCGTAAAAACGGCACGCTGCCGTGGCTGCGTCCGGACGCGAAAAGCCAGGTGACGTTCCAGTATGACGACGGCAAAATCGTCGGCATCGACGCGGTAGTTCTGTCTACTCAGCACGCAGAAGAGATCGATCAGAAATCCCTGCAAGAAGCGGTGATGGAAGAGATCATCAAACCGATCCTGCCGACCGAATGGCTGAACGCCTCAACCAAATTCTTCATCAACCCGACTGGCCGTTTCGTTATCGGTGGTCCAATGGGCGACTGCGGTCTGACCGGGCGTAAAATCATCGTTGATACCTACGGCGGCATGGCTCGTCACGGTGGCGGTGCATTCTCCGGTAAAGATCCATCAAAAGTTGACCGTTCTGCGGCATATGCTGCGCGTTACGTGGCGAAAAACATCGTTGCGGCTGGCCTTGCCGATCGCTGTGAAATCCAGGTTTCTTACGCTATCGGCGTGGCTGAACCGACCTCCATCATGGTGGAAACGTTCGGTACGGAGAAAATTGCCATCGAACAGCTGACGCTGCTGGTGCGCGAGTTCTTCGATCTGCGTCCGTACGGCCTGATTCAGATGCTGGATCTGCTGCATCCGATCTACAAACAAACCGCCGCATACGGTCACTTTGGTCGTGAAACTTTCCCATGGGAAAAAACCGACAAAGCGGCGCTGCTGCGTGAAGCAGCCGGTCTGGAATAATTCTCTGACCGCGTTGCCGTTCAGGCCAGCCTTGTGCTGGCCTTTTTATTTTTGACACCTGTTCATTCCGCCGCGATTTTTTCCAGCGCCTATACTCACTTATCCCGCACCGCACTTATCTGAAAGCGATTACACCGCTGCGCTTCGCTGATTTTTCAGACTTTTCCTTTTGAAAAACGAACATAACATGACTGTTACATTCCGTTTCGGTTTAGTCTGAAACTCACCGCGCCCCCTCTCCTTTACCGCCCAACAATTCTATAATAATTAACACTTTTATTTACATTGACGGCCTTATTGCAATGTAACCGATTACACTCATGTGATGTAAATCACGTATTTTTAGAGATGAGTGGCCTACCTTTTACATCGAAAAAACCAATGACATGAATGGAGGGCATAATGCCTGACAATAAAAAACAGGGGTATTCAAACAAGGCAATGACCTTCTTTGTTTGTTTCCTCGCTGCACTGGCAGGACTGCTTTTTGGCCTGGATATTGGGGTAATCGCTGGTGCGTTGCCCTTTATTACCAAAGATTTTCAGATTAGCGCACACACGCAGGAGTGGGTGGTCAGCTCAATGATGTTCGGTGCCGCCGTCGGCGCCGTCGGCAGCGGCTGGCTCTCCTGGCGCCTCGGGCGTAAAAAAAGCCTGATGATTGGCGCGATCTTGTTTGTCATCGGTTCGCTCTGTTCTGCGGCCGCACCAAACGTGGAAGTGCTGATTATTTCCCGCGTACTGCTCGGTCTGGCGGTTGGTATTGCCTCTTATACCGCGCCGCTGTATCTCTCTGAAATCGCGCCGGAAAAAATTCGCGGCAGCATGATTTCCATGTATCAGTTGATGATCACTATCGGGATTCTGGGCGCTTATCTCTCTGACACCGCGTTCAGCTATAGCGGCGCATGGCGCTGGATGCTGGGCGTTATCATCATTCCGGCGATTTTGCTGCTGATTGGCGTGTTCTTCCTGCCGGACAGCCCGCGCTGGTTTGCCGCCAAGCGCCGCTTCCATGACGCCGAACGCGTGTTGTTGCGCCTGCGCGATACCAGCGCCGAAGCGAAAAACGAGCTGGAAGAGATCCGCGAAAGCCTGCAGGTAAAACAGACCGGCTGGGCGTTGTTCAAAGAGAACAGCAACTTCCGCCGCGCGGTGTTCCTTGGCGTGTTGTTGCAGGTGATGCAGCAGTTCACCGGGATGAACGTCATCATGTATTACGCGCCGAAGATCTTTGAACTGGCGGGCTACACCAATACCACTGAGCAGATGTGGGGCACGGTGATCGTCGGTCTGACTAACGTACTGGCGACCTTTATTGCCATCGGTCTTGTCGATCGCTGGGGACGCAAACCCACGCTGGTGCTGGGCTTCCTGGTGATGGCGGCTGGTATGGGCATTTTGGGTACCATGCTGCATCTGGGTATCCATTCGCCATCGGCACAATACTTTGCTGTCGCCATGTTGCTGATGTTTATTGTTGGCTTTGCCATGAGTGCCGGTCCGTTGATTTGGGTACTGTGTTCCGAAATTCAGCCGCTGAAAGGCCGCGACTTCGGTATCACCTGCTCCACCGCGACCAACTGGATTGCCAACATGATTGTCGGCGCAACCTTCCTGACCATGCTGAACACGCTGGGCAACGCCAACACCTTCTGGGTCTACGGCGGTCTGAACGTCTTGTTCATCGTGCTGACGCTGTGGCTGGTGCCGGAAACCAAACATGTTTCGCTGGAGCACATTGAGCGTAACCTGATGCGTGGCCGCCCGCTGCGCGAAATTGGTTCTCACAACTAACCTTAAAGGCTTCCTCTGCGGAGGAAGCCTTTGCTTTTTGCCTGTTGCACTCCTGCCCCGCCCCACCTATTCTCTGCACTTATGAAAACTCCCCGTCTTCCAATCGCTCTTCAGCAAGCCGTGATGCGCAGCCTGCGGGATAAACTCGCGCAAGCGAACCTGAAACTGGGGCGCAACTACCCGGAACCGAAACTGGTATATCAACAGCGCGGCACGGCGGCAGGCACCGCCTGGCTGGCTGATTACGAGATCCGACTTAACCCCGTATTGCTACTCGAAAACCAGCAGGCCTTTATTGAAGAGGTGGTTCCTCACGAGCTTGCCCACTTGCTGGTGTGGAAGCACTTTGGTCGCGTCGCGCCGCACGGTAAAGAGTGGAAGTGGATGATGGAGAGCGTGCTCGGTGTGCCCGCTCGCCGCACACATCAGTTCGAACTGGAATCTGTGCGGCCCAATACTTTCCCATACCATTGCAAATGCCAGCAGCACCAGTTAACGGTACGGCGACACAATCGCGTGCTGCGCGGCGAGGCGGTTTACCGCTGCGTACACTGCGGCGAGCCGCTGGCTGCCGGCGCGAGTAACTGAATCCATTAAGAAGTTTTCCGCGCGAACTGATTGCATCAGGCAACAGCTTCCGCTACGTTGCGAACTCGTTTTGACAGGGAGTTCGCCATGTTTCGTTTTATCTCACTCTTCTTCGCGCTGATAGCAGTTCCCGCCTTCGCAGCGGACGGTATCAACAGTTTTGCCCAGGCCAAAGCAGCGGGCGTCAAAATTAACGCCGATGTGCCGGGAGATTTTTACTGCGGCTGTAAAATTAACTGGCAGGGTAAAAAAGGGGTTATCGACCTCGCGTCTTGCGGCTATCAGGTGCGTAAAAACGAAAACCGCGCCAGCCGGGTCGAATGGGAACATGTCATGCCCGCCTGGCAGTTCGGCCATCTGCGCCAGTGCTGGCAGGATGGCGGGCGTAAAAACTGCGCCAACGATCCGGTGTACCGTAAAATCGAAAGCGATATGCACAACCTGCAACCCGCCGTCGGCGAGGTAAACGGCGATCGCGGCAACTTTATGTACGGTCAATGGAACGGCGGTGAAAGCCAGTATGGCCAGTGCGGCATGAAAATCGATTTCAAAGAAAAACTCGCCGAGCCGCCGGAACGCGCTCGCGGTGCGATTGCCCGTACCTATTTCTATATGCGTGACCAGTACCAACTCAGCCTTTCACGCCAGCAAACGCAGCTTTTCACCGCCTGGGACAAGCTTTATCCGGTAACCGACTGGGAGTGCAAACGTGACGAGCGCATCGCCAACGTGCAGGGCAACCATAACCCTTACGTGCAGCGCGCTTGCATGGCGCGAAAGAGCTAACCTACACTAGCGGCATTTGTTACAGTCCGCCCCGCCCGTTAATTCCGGCCGGGGCTGCAACCTAAGCGGATTCGAAATACCATGCGCATTCCCCGCATCCACCACCCAGAACTTATCCAGCCAGGCCATGATATCGCCCTCAGCGAAGATGCCGCCAACCATGTCGGCCGCGTGCTGCGTATGGGGCAAGGCCAGGCCATTCAGCTTTTCGACGGCTCCAATCAGGTGTTTGAGGCCGAAATTATCCGCGCCGATAAAAAAAGCGTGGTGGTGAAAATTCTTGGCAGTGAAGTGGACGATCGTGAATCGCCGCTGCATATTCACCTCGGCCAGGTGATGTCGCGTGGTGAAAAAATGGAATTCACTATCCAGAAATCGATTGAGCTTGGGGTAAGCCTCATTACGCCACTTTTTTCTGAGCGCTGCGGGGTTAAACTGGATGCTGAACGCCTGAACAAGAAGCTTCAGCAGTGGCAAAAAATTGCCATTGCCGCTTGTGAACAGTGCGGCCGCAACCGGGTGCCGGAAATACGTCCGGCCATGGATCTCGAAGCCTGGTGCGCCGAAGAGGAAGCAGGCTTAAAGCTGAACCTGCATCCGCGCGCCAGCCAGAGTATCAACACGCTGCCGCTGCCCGTTGAACGCGTGCGCTTACTGATTGGCCCGGAGGGCGGGTTATCCGCCGACGAGATTGCGATGACCGCGCGTTATCAGTTCACAGATATTTTGTTAGGCCCCCGTGTGCTACGCACAGAGACTACGGCGCTTACCGCCATCACCGCGCTTCAGGTGCGCTTCGGCGACCTGGGTTGAAAGGAGAAGCAGAATGATCAAGCTCGGTATCGTGATGGATCCCATCGCGGACATCAATATCAAAAAAGACTCCAGCTTCGCCATGCTGCTGGAAGCTCAGCGCCGCGGCTACGAGCTGCACTATATGGAGATGGCGGATCTTTATCTGATTAACGGTGAAGCCCGCGCCCGTACCCGCACGTTGTCCGTCGAACACAATTACGACAAATGGTATGAATTCGGCAGCGAACAGGATCTTGCTCTCGCTGAGCTGGACACCATCCTGATGCGTAAAGATCCGCCGTTCGATACCGAATATATTTATGCGACGTACATCCTTGAACGCGCGGAAGAAAAAGGCACGCTGATCGTTAACAAGCCGCAGAGCCTGCGCGACTGCAACGAAAAACTGTTCACCGCCTGGTTCCCGGAGTTAACCCCGGAAACGCTGGTTACGCGCAACAAAGCACAACTGAAAGCCTTCTGGCAGAAGCACTCCGACATCATTCTTAAGCCGCTGGACGGCATGGGCGGTACCTCAATTTTCCGCGTTAAAGAAGGCGATCCAAACCTCTCGGTTATCGCCGAAACGCTCACAGAGCTTGGCAGCCGCTACTGCATGGCGCAAAACTACCTGCCCGCCATCAAAGATGGCGACAAACGTGTGCTGGTCGTTGATGGCGAACCGGTGCCTTACTGTCTGGCGCGCATTCCGCAGGGCGGTGAAACTCGCGGTAACCTCGCCGCAGGTGGACGCGGCGAACCGCGTCCGTTAAGCGAAAGCGACTGGGCTATCGCGCGTAAAGTCGCGCCGGTGCTGAAAGCCAAAGGGTTGATCTTTGTCGGACTGGATATTATCGGCGATCGCCTGACTGAAATTAACGTCACCAGCCCAACCTGCATTCGCGAAATCGAAGCGGAATTCCCGATCTCCATTACCGGTATGTTGATGGACGCTATCGAGAAACGCCTCGGAAAATAACTGTCATAGAAAGGTGCGGGACGGATCCCGCCCCTCGCCAGCTTTGGCTAGTGACAGCACTCCGCTTTCCCCCCATACTAGGCTGTCGCTTTTTTGAACCAGGAAACAGAACCTCTGACAATGAATTTACAGCATCACTTTCTTATTGCCATGCCTGCTCTTCAGGATCCCCTCTTTCGTCGCTCCGTGGTTTACATTTGCGAGTACAACGATGAAGGTGCGATGGGGCTGATTATTAATAAGCCTCTGGAAAACCTGAAAGTGGAAGGTGTTCTGGAAAAACTCAAAATCCAGCCCACAGAACGCGATCCGGCAATCCGCCTGGATAAACCGGTGCTGCTTGGCGGCCCGCTGGCTGAAGATCGCGGTTTTATTCTGCACACGCCACCAGCGGCATTCTCGTCGAGCATTCGCGTGTCGGATAACACCGTGATCACCACCTCGCGCGATGTGCTGGAGACGCTTGGCACGGCAGAGCAACCGAGCGAAGTGCTGGTAGCGCTGGGTTATGCCTCGTGGGAGAAAGGGCAGCTTGAGGAGGAGATCCTTGATAATGCCTGGCTCACTGCGCCTGCGGATCTCAACATTCTGTTTAAAACGCCGATCGCCGATCGCTGGCGTGAAGCGGCCAAACTTATCGGTATCGATATCTCTACCATGCCTGGCGTGGCAGGGCACGCCTGATGAGCGGAACCCTGTTAGCCTTTGATTTCGGTACCAAAAGCATTGGCGTTGCCATCGGGCAGCGTATCACGGGCACCGCTCGCCCACTCAGCGCGCTGAAAGCGCAGGACGGCACACCGGACTGGAAGCTTATCGAAAAGCTGTTAAAAGAGTGGCAGCCCGAGTCTGTCATTGTGGGTTTGCCGTTGAATATGGACGGCACCGAGCAACCCCTCACCGCCCGTGCCCGTAACTTTGCCAACAAAGTTCATGGCCGTTTTGGCGTGCAGGTGACGCTGCATGATGAGCGCTTAAGCACCGTAGAAGCCCGCGCCGGGCTGTTTGAACGCGGCGGTTTTCGCGCGCTCGACAAAGGAAGTGTCGATTCCGCTTCCGCAGTCATCATCCTTGAGAGCTACTTCGAACAACATTTCTGAACCTGTCCCGACCAGCCGTTCTCCCTGTTCCTGACCCAACGAAAGCCGCGACCTGTTCGCGGCTTTCTGCCGATCGTTCTCACAGTTTCTGGCTATGCTTTTTGCATTTCATCGCGTGTTTCTATAAAAGAAACATAATGGCGTTAGCCAGCGTCAGGATTTTTCCGTCAGGCGTTCGACCAGCGCGTGAAGTGCCTGCAGCCGTGTGTCGACGACCGTGTCGTCAACGTGCCACATTCCGGCAAAGGCAAGTGCGGCGGAGTGCGCACCAAGCGGTTTTGCCATCGAGACTTCACCGTCATCATGGTGCCAGACCACATGGCCGCGCTCGCGTTGCTCGGCAACATGCGGACCAAGCAGTCGCCACTGCTCTTCGCTAAAGCGCTGTTGCAGGGTTTCATCACTTTCTGCCGCCAGTAAGGCCATGCCGATGACAGACTGCCAGGCCGGAAGCATATGAAAACCAGCCAGCGCCTGGCTGACCTGGCTACCGGGCTCGGAGTGATAGATATAGATCACCTGATCCTCCCAGAGCACGCCCATTGCCACCACGATATCTTTCGGGGCATGGCTTTCCAGTAGTGGCAGCGCCTGGGAAAACAGTGCCGAACCACGAATAGCCTGCGCTGCCAGCGCATGGATACCGGGACCGGGCAGATAGCGGCGCTGTGCGTCCTGCATCGTCAGGCCAATAGAAGCCATAGTCATCAACAACCGGTTTACACGGGTTGTGTTAATGCCCATCAGGCGAGCCAGTTCGCGACAGCCAATGGCGCGATCGCTGGAAACCAGATACTGCAGGCAGCGAATGCCGTCGATCAGGCTTTGATTGGGTTGTGAAGACATTGCAGGTTCACTTTTCAGGTTGCTCGAAAAACCGATTTTACCGCCAGTAAAGAAGGAAACAAGGTTATGAAAATCTTTCCTCAAACCGATGCCAGAACATTTCCAACGCAGCAACTGCACGCAGACCTGTTAGTTGCGGGTGGCGGACTGGCGGGGCTTTGCGCTGCACTGGCGGCAGCGCGAGATGGCTTGCAAGTGGTGCTTGTTCAGGACAGGCCGGTGCTTGGCGGAAATGCCTCCAGCGAAGTGCGTCTGTGGGCCAACGGCGCAACCTCCCATATGGGTAATAATAACCGTTGGGCACGCGAAGGCGGCATCATGGGCGAAATCATGGAAGAGAACCTCTGGCGGAACAAAGAGGGAAACCCGGTGATGTTCGACCTCGTGTTGCTGGATCTTGCCAAAAGCCAGCCGGGGCTGACATTGCTGCTCAATACCGCCGTCTTTGAGGTCGAAAAAACGGAAAATACCCTCACTGCGGTAAAAGCCTTCAACCCGATTAACGAGACCTTTTACAGCGTAAGCGCCGCGCAGTTCTGCGATGCTACCGGCGACGGCGTGCTCGGTTTTCTGGCGGGCGCAGAATACCGTGAAGGCGCGGAAGAAGCGGAAGAACTGGGTGAAAAAATGGCGCCCGGTGACAATTTTGGCCATAAGCTGGGCCACTCCATCTATTTCTACACGAAGCAAACCGCCGGGCCGGTCAACTTTGTTCCCCCCTCTTTCGCCCTGAGAGATATCACCGCAATCCCGCGCTACAAGCGCCTGACGTCAACGCTGAACGGCTGCGATTTATGGTGGCTGGAGTGGGGAGGCCGCCTCGATACCGTGCACGAAAGTGAAGAGATCAAATGGGAACTGTGGAAGATTGTCTGGGGCGTCTGGGATCATATTAAAAACTCTGGCGAATTCCCTGAAGCTGCCAGTATGACTATCGAATGGGTCGGCGCGATCCCCGGCAAACGCGAAAGCCGCCGTTTCCTTGGCGATCATTTGCTGTGCCAGCAGGACATTATTGAGCAACGCGATCACTATGACGCCGTGGGTTATGGCGGTTGGTCGATAGATTTGCACCCGGCTGATGGCGTGTACAGCACCCACGACGGCTGTCGGCAGTTTCACAGCAAAGGAACCTACACCATTCCGTTTCGCAGCCTCTACAGCCGCTCGCTCGATAACTTATTGCTTACCGGGCGGCTCATCTCCGCCTCACATGTCGCCTTCGGCAGCGCCCGCGTAATGTGTACCTGCGGTCTGCTGGGCGAAGTGGTCGGACGCGCCGCTGCGCAGTGTAAGGCACTTAACCTGCTGCCGCGTGAACTGGCGCAGCGGGAGCATATCAGCGCTTTGCAGCAACATTTACAGGCCACTGGCTGTTATATCCCACGCCAGTGGCTGAACGACCCGGCGCAAGGTGCCACCGTCAGCGCCAGCAGCGAATACCAACTGAGCGAGCAGGAACCCAACGGCAACTGGCAGTCGCTTTCGGAGCGCATGGCGATACTGTTACCCGTACGCGCAGGCGCGCAACTGCCCGAAATGACGCTGCGTTTACGGGCATCAACACCGCAGCCACTGGCGGTTTCGCTGATTGGCAGTGCACGCACCGGGAACTTCACCCCGGACTATCAATACGATGAAAACGTGCTTCAGGTCTCCGGCGAAGCAGAGCACACCCTGGCCTTCCAGTGGCAAAGCGATCGCGATCAGTACGTATTTGTCGCTTTCGAAGCGCAGGAAAATATCGAAATTGCGCTCACGAATACCCACCTGCCAGGCCTTATGACGGTCTTTAACAGCCTTAACGCCCGTGTGGCAAAACACACCCGGCAGGTCGCAGATGGCGATTATGGCGTCGACGAGTTCGATTTCTGGCTGCCACGCCGCCATCCGCAGCAGATCTTCCCCGCCCTGCGTTTCAGCCAGCCACTGAATGGCTGGTGTGCGCAGAATGTATTAAATGGCCGCTTGCGTCCGGAGCAGCAAATCAACGCATGGACACCGGCCGCAGATGATGTCGCCCCGGAGATCATCTGGCGCTGGGCGGAGCCGCAAACGCTGCGGCATCTGACGCTGGTGCAGGACAACGACTTCGATAACGCGATGGAGTCGGTCCAGATGGGCCACCACTATGCTGTAACGCCGCATTGCATCACCCACTACCGTTTGTGGGCCGATGAACAGCTCCTGGCCGAGGTAGATAATAACCACCACTCGGTGTGCCAGCACAGGCTCGAAGTGCCGCTAGCGGTGCGCAGCGTCAGGCTGGAGATCCTGAAAACGGCGGGCGCGCTGCCTGCGGTTTACTCGCTAAACATCCGCTAAAGCCAGCCTTGCAACACTCGCTGTTGGTGGCTTTGTGCAAAGGTTTGCATCCCCGCCTGTTGCCCGGTTTGCATTACGCCGGGCAACTGGTGGGTTTTGCCTTCGCGGATCAAGCTCGCCACCGCCGGAGAGTTGATCAGCAACTCGAATAATGCCACTCGCCCTCCCCGCTTGTCCGCCTCAAGTTTTTGCGCCAGCACCGCCTGCAGGTTTCCCGCCAGTTGGCTGCGCACAGGATCTTTTTCTTGCGCCGGAAAGGTATCGACCAACCTCTCTACCGCTTGTGCCGCACCGCGCGTATGCAGCGTCGCCAGCACCAGATGCCCGGTTTCTGCGGCGGTCAGGGCCAGACGGATGGTCTCGCTGTCGCGCAACTCACCGA is a window of Enterobacter sp. R4-368 DNA encoding:
- a CDS encoding YqgE/AlgH family protein, producing MNLQHHFLIAMPALQDPLFRRSVVYICEYNDEGAMGLIINKPLENLKVEGVLEKLKIQPTERDPAIRLDKPVLLGGPLAEDRGFILHTPPAAFSSSIRVSDNTVITTSRDVLETLGTAEQPSEVLVALGYASWEKGQLEEEILDNAWLTAPADLNILFKTPIADRWREAAKLIGIDISTMPGVAGHA
- the gshB gene encoding glutathione synthase, with protein sequence MIKLGIVMDPIADINIKKDSSFAMLLEAQRRGYELHYMEMADLYLINGEARARTRTLSVEHNYDKWYEFGSEQDLALAELDTILMRKDPPFDTEYIYATYILERAEEKGTLIVNKPQSLRDCNEKLFTAWFPELTPETLVTRNKAQLKAFWQKHSDIILKPLDGMGGTSIFRVKEGDPNLSVIAETLTELGSRYCMAQNYLPAIKDGDKRVLVVDGEPVPYCLARIPQGGETRGNLAAGGRGEPRPLSESDWAIARKVAPVLKAKGLIFVGLDIIGDRLTEINVTSPTCIREIEAEFPISITGMLMDAIEKRLGK
- the ruvX gene encoding Holliday junction resolvase RuvX, whose translation is MSGTLLAFDFGTKSIGVAIGQRITGTARPLSALKAQDGTPDWKLIEKLLKEWQPESVIVGLPLNMDGTEQPLTARARNFANKVHGRFGVQVTLHDERLSTVEARAGLFERGGFRALDKGSVDSASAVIILESYFEQHF
- a CDS encoding FAD-dependent oxidoreductase, giving the protein MKIFPQTDARTFPTQQLHADLLVAGGGLAGLCAALAAARDGLQVVLVQDRPVLGGNASSEVRLWANGATSHMGNNNRWAREGGIMGEIMEENLWRNKEGNPVMFDLVLLDLAKSQPGLTLLLNTAVFEVEKTENTLTAVKAFNPINETFYSVSAAQFCDATGDGVLGFLAGAEYREGAEEAEELGEKMAPGDNFGHKLGHSIYFYTKQTAGPVNFVPPSFALRDITAIPRYKRLTSTLNGCDLWWLEWGGRLDTVHESEEIKWELWKIVWGVWDHIKNSGEFPEAASMTIEWVGAIPGKRESRRFLGDHLLCQQDIIEQRDHYDAVGYGGWSIDLHPADGVYSTHDGCRQFHSKGTYTIPFRSLYSRSLDNLLLTGRLISASHVAFGSARVMCTCGLLGEVVGRAAAQCKALNLLPRELAQREHISALQQHLQATGCYIPRQWLNDPAQGATVSASSEYQLSEQEPNGNWQSLSERMAILLPVRAGAQLPEMTLRLRASTPQPLAVSLIGSARTGNFTPDYQYDENVLQVSGEAEHTLAFQWQSDRDQYVFVAFEAQENIEIALTNTHLPGLMTVFNSLNARVAKHTRQVADGDYGVDEFDFWLPRRHPQQIFPALRFSQPLNGWCAQNVLNGRLRPEQQINAWTPAADDVAPEIIWRWAEPQTLRHLTLVQDNDFDNAMESVQMGHHYAVTPHCITHYRLWADEQLLAEVDNNHHSVCQHRLEVPLAVRSVRLEILKTAGALPAVYSLNIR
- the rsmE gene encoding 16S rRNA (uracil(1498)-N(3))-methyltransferase, translated to MRIPRIHHPELIQPGHDIALSEDAANHVGRVLRMGQGQAIQLFDGSNQVFEAEIIRADKKSVVVKILGSEVDDRESPLHIHLGQVMSRGEKMEFTIQKSIELGVSLITPLFSERCGVKLDAERLNKKLQQWQKIAIAACEQCGRNRVPEIRPAMDLEAWCAEEEAGLKLNLHPRASQSINTLPLPVERVRLLIGPEGGLSADEIAMTARYQFTDILLGPRVLRTETTALTAITALQVRFGDLG